A window of Chitinophaga sp. MM2321 contains these coding sequences:
- a CDS encoding TonB-dependent receptor: MKKHFYQALAVLCGILLLLSGSNAFAQTNVTGKVSDKASGNALPGVTVYIKGTNRGTATDPSGNFSLQAKSGQTLIFSFVGYDPQEVIVSSGPINILMAEKVGSLEEVVVTGYASQKKKDLTGAVSIVKVENLTKQPTSQIASQLQGQVSGVTVLGGGQPGEQPQVKIRGINTFGNNTPLYVIDGVPVSNLTDVNPNDVQTMQVLKDAGAASIYGARAANGVIVITTKRGTGKVKVTYDGYYGTQRPHSGNPWGILNPQEQGDLKWLALSNSGLALSDKQYGNGATPVVPDYIAPAGLKEGDPLTNPDLYFVNPEYKSAGDPATFYRISKANKQGTDWFHEIFKPAPITSHNISVSGGGDIGSYFFSFYYFNQQGTLTNTYNKRYAIRSNSTFNITDHIRIGENMEYSLINNPQIAALTEGSGIGMAFRELSIIPVYDIKGNYAGSSGSDLGNARNPVAIQDRFGRTKAQASRLLGNVFAEADILKNFTLRTSFGGEIYSFDNYNFVLPEYENAENNTVNSFTEGAGNGYDWTWTNTLTYHKNFNQQHDLKVLIGTEAFDNHYRNVTGTTTDYFSFDPNFANLSTGTGTPTNGSSFGSDGLFSLFARADYAFKDRYLLGALIRRDGSSRFGSANRYGNFPAVSAAWRISQEEFMKGISWISDLKIRGGYGIMGNQINVAPGNQFIAYGFNRRSSFYSINGAATTSQGFMLTQLGNPAAKWESNVNSNIGIDATLFKGALEFTIDYYQKEVRDLLYNPELPGVYGAATVPFSNVAKMKNKGWDVSITSVNNLTKDLKLELTGTLTTYKNTILAISESAPYFDLEGRRFGSPIIRNAIGQSISEFYGYKVVGFWDSKEEVDAANAAAKAKHPGLVEYQLEAAMGRFKYADTNGDGKVDADDRTYLGNPNPKFSYGLNVGLTYKNFDFSAFFYGVQGNKIWNQVLWWTDFYPSFVGAKGKTALYDSWTPTHKNAKAPIQEIASHASASGSPNSYFVENGSYLRAKNMLIGYTLPKYMLEHIGIEKFRVYVQAANVFTITKYSGIDPEVAGNSQAFGLDEGAYPNQRQYLVGVNVTF, translated from the coding sequence ATGAAAAAACATTTTTACCAAGCACTAGCCGTGCTCTGCGGAATTCTGCTGTTACTGTCAGGCAGTAACGCATTTGCACAAACGAACGTTACGGGGAAAGTGTCTGATAAAGCATCAGGCAATGCGCTGCCGGGAGTTACAGTTTATATTAAAGGTACCAACCGGGGCACCGCTACTGACCCTAGTGGAAATTTTAGTTTGCAGGCTAAATCGGGTCAAACACTGATCTTCTCCTTTGTGGGATATGATCCACAGGAAGTCATTGTAAGCAGTGGCCCGATCAATATTTTAATGGCAGAAAAAGTCGGCTCCCTCGAAGAAGTAGTCGTAACCGGTTATGCCAGTCAGAAAAAGAAAGACCTGACTGGTGCCGTATCCATTGTAAAAGTGGAGAATCTTACCAAACAACCAACTTCACAAATCGCCAGCCAGTTGCAGGGACAGGTATCAGGCGTTACCGTGTTGGGAGGTGGACAACCAGGAGAGCAACCCCAGGTAAAAATCAGGGGGATCAATACTTTTGGTAACAACACGCCTTTGTATGTTATTGATGGCGTACCCGTATCTAACCTTACGGATGTGAATCCTAATGACGTACAAACCATGCAGGTGTTGAAAGATGCCGGCGCCGCTTCTATTTATGGTGCGCGTGCTGCCAATGGCGTAATTGTGATCACTACCAAAAGAGGTACCGGTAAAGTAAAGGTAACCTATGATGGTTATTATGGTACACAAAGGCCCCATAGCGGAAATCCATGGGGTATCCTGAACCCCCAGGAACAGGGTGACCTGAAATGGCTGGCACTTTCCAATTCAGGTTTAGCACTTAGTGATAAGCAATATGGTAATGGCGCTACACCGGTAGTACCTGATTATATTGCTCCGGCAGGATTGAAAGAAGGAGACCCGCTTACAAATCCTGATCTGTATTTTGTAAACCCGGAATATAAATCAGCTGGTGATCCCGCTACCTTTTACCGCATATCTAAAGCTAACAAACAAGGTACGGACTGGTTTCATGAAATCTTTAAACCAGCTCCTATTACCAGTCACAATATTTCTGTTTCCGGTGGTGGTGATATTGGTAGTTACTTCTTCTCCTTCTATTATTTCAATCAGCAGGGTACGCTCACCAATACCTACAACAAGCGGTATGCAATCCGTTCCAACAGTACTTTCAATATAACAGATCATATCCGGATAGGCGAGAATATGGAATACTCCCTGATCAACAATCCGCAGATCGCTGCCCTTACAGAAGGTAGCGGTATTGGTATGGCTTTCCGTGAACTGTCTATCATCCCGGTGTATGATATCAAAGGTAACTATGCGGGTTCCAGTGGTTCCGATCTTGGTAATGCCCGTAACCCGGTTGCTATACAGGATCGCTTTGGCAGAACCAAAGCACAGGCAAGCAGGTTACTGGGAAATGTATTTGCAGAAGCAGATATCCTCAAAAACTTTACACTGAGAACCAGTTTTGGTGGTGAAATATATTCATTCGATAACTACAATTTTGTTCTGCCGGAATATGAAAATGCGGAAAATAATACCGTGAATTCATTTACAGAAGGTGCGGGGAATGGTTATGACTGGACGTGGACCAACACGTTAACTTATCATAAGAATTTTAATCAGCAGCACGATCTGAAAGTACTGATAGGTACGGAAGCATTTGATAACCACTATCGCAATGTGACCGGAACAACCACTGATTATTTTTCGTTCGATCCAAACTTTGCGAACCTGTCCACCGGTACCGGTACACCTACCAATGGTAGTAGCTTTGGCTCAGATGGATTATTCTCCTTATTTGCAAGAGCGGATTACGCTTTCAAAGACCGCTATCTCCTCGGTGCCTTGATCCGTCGGGATGGTTCCAGCCGCTTTGGTAGCGCCAACAGGTATGGTAACTTCCCCGCGGTGAGTGCTGCATGGCGTATTTCCCAGGAAGAATTCATGAAAGGGATCAGCTGGATCTCAGATCTGAAGATCCGTGGTGGTTATGGTATTATGGGTAACCAGATTAACGTAGCGCCCGGCAATCAGTTCATTGCTTATGGCTTTAACAGAAGGTCCTCTTTTTACAGTATCAATGGTGCAGCTACTACCAGCCAGGGTTTCATGCTTACCCAACTGGGTAACCCCGCTGCTAAATGGGAAAGTAACGTAAACTCCAACATTGGTATCGATGCAACCTTATTTAAAGGCGCATTGGAATTTACAATAGACTACTATCAGAAAGAAGTAAGGGATCTGTTGTATAATCCTGAGTTGCCCGGTGTATACGGTGCTGCTACTGTTCCTTTCTCTAACGTAGCTAAAATGAAGAACAAAGGATGGGATGTGTCCATCACCAGTGTAAACAATCTTACCAAAGATCTCAAACTGGAATTAACCGGAACTTTAACCACTTATAAAAATACGATTCTCGCAATTTCTGAATCCGCTCCTTATTTCGACCTAGAAGGCCGCCGCTTCGGATCTCCTATTATCCGAAACGCTATCGGACAATCTATCAGTGAATTCTATGGTTATAAGGTTGTAGGTTTCTGGGATAGCAAGGAAGAGGTAGATGCTGCCAATGCTGCTGCTAAAGCCAAACATCCGGGCCTGGTAGAGTACCAGCTGGAGGCAGCGATGGGCCGCTTCAAATATGCAGATACGAATGGCGATGGTAAAGTAGATGCGGATGACCGAACCTATCTTGGCAATCCAAATCCTAAATTTTCTTATGGGCTTAATGTTGGTTTAACGTATAAGAATTTCGACTTCAGCGCATTTTTCTATGGAGTGCAGGGTAACAAAATATGGAACCAGGTACTTTGGTGGACTGATTTTTATCCTTCCTTCGTGGGGGCTAAAGGTAAAACAGCCTTATATGATTCCTGGACACCTACACACAAGAATGCCAAAGCTCCTATCCAGGAAATAGCATCCCATGCCAGTGCATCTGGTTCTCCTAATTCTTATTTCGTTGAAAACGGTTCTTATCTCCGTGCAAAGAATATGCTGATCGGGTATACACTCCCGAAGTATATGCTGGAACACATCGGGATTGAAAAATTCAGGGTATACGTACAGGCAGCAAATGTATTTACTATCACCAAGTATTCAGGTATTGATCCTGAAGTAGCTGGTAACTCACAGGCTTTCGGATTAGATGAAGGTGCTTATCCTAACCAACGTCAATACCTGGTAGGTGTGAATGTTACATTTTGA